The Glycine soja cultivar W05 chromosome 3, ASM419377v2, whole genome shotgun sequence genome window below encodes:
- the LOC114405912 gene encoding cytochrome P450 71A1-like — MLSPLLLFLCLTLPLFLLSFFKYRKTFKNPPLPPGPRGLPIIGNLHQLDSPSLHEQLWHLSKKYGPLFSLQFGLRPAIVVSSPKLAKEVMKDNDLECCGRPKLLGQQKLTYNGLDMGFSSYDSYWREIRKICVVHVLSSKRVQSFTSIRHFEVKQMIKKISRHASSSKVTNLNEVLISLISTIVCRIVLGRRYEEEGSEGSRFHKLFNECEAMLGNFFVSDYIPFMGWIDKLRGLDARLERNFKEMDKFYQEAIDEHMNSKKKTPEEEDLVDVLLQLKENNTFPIDLTNDNIKAVLLNLLVGATGTTEVTTIWAMTELIKNPSIMKKVQEEIRGLSGKKDFLDEDDIQKFSYLRAVIKETLRLHLPAPLLIPRETNKKCMLDGYEIPAKTLLYVNAWAIHRDPKAWKDPEEFIPERFLNCDIDLYGQDFEFIPFGAGRRLCPGMNMAFAALDLILANLLYSFDWELPQGMKKEDIDTEVLPGVTQHKKNPLCVVAKCYM; from the exons ATGTTGTCACCCCTTCTTCTATTTCTATGCCTAACTCTTCCTTTGTTTTTGTTGTCCTTCTTCAAATACCGTAAAACCTTCAAGAATCCACCACTTCCACCAGGTCCTAGAGGCCTTCCCATAATAGGGAATCTTCATCAACTAGATAGTCCTTCTCTTCATGAGCAGCTATGGCATCTCTCAAAGAAATATGGTCCTTTATTTTCCCTTCAATTTGGATTAAGGCCAGCCATAGTTGTTTCCTCTCCAAAATTGGCCAAAGAGGTAATGAAAGACAATGACCTTGAGTGCTGTGGACGACCTAAATTACTAGGCCAACAGAAACTAACCTATAATGGGTTAGACATGGGATTTTCCTCATACGATAGTTATTGGAGAGAAATCAGAAAAATTTGTGTTGTCCATGTCCTTAGCTCCAAACGTGTCCAAAGCTTTACCTCAATAAGACATTTTGAGGTCAAgcagatgataaaaaaaatatctaggCATGCCTCATCTTCAAAAGTTACAAATTTAAATGAAGTGCTTATATCTCTTATTAGTACTATTGTATGTAGAATTGTTTTGGGGAGAAGGTATGAAGAGGAGGGATCTGAAGGTAGCAGATTCCATAAGTTGTTCAATGAGTGTGAAGCTATGTTGGGTAACTTCTTTGTTTCAGATTATATTCCTTTCATGGGTTGGATTGATAAACTCAGGGGACTGGATGCACGTCTTGAACGCAATTTCAAGGAGATGGATAAGTTCTACCAAGAAGCCATTGATGAACACATGAATTCTAAGAAAAAAACTCCAGAGGAAGAGGATTTAGTTGATGTCTTACTTCAACTGAAAGAGAACAACACGTTTCCCATAGATCTCACCAATGATAACATCAAAGCAGTGCTCTTG AACTTACTTGTAGGAGCTACAGGTACAACTGAAGTCACAACAATCTGGGCCATGACTGAACTAATAAAAAATCCAAGCATTATGAAGAAAGTGCAAGAAGAAATTAGAGGTTTAAGTGGTAAGAAAGATTTCTTGGATGAAGATGATATTCAAAAGTTTTCCTACTTAAGGGCAGTGATAAAAGAGACACTTAGATTGCACTTACCAGCACCACTACTTATACcaagagaaacaaataaaaaatgcatgttAGATGGCTACGAAATTCCAGCCAAGACATTATTATATGTGAATGCTTGGGCAATTCATAGAGATCCTAAGGCTTGGAAAGATCCAGAAGAGTTTATACCTGAGAGGTTTTTAAATTGCGACATAGATCTTTATGGACAAGATTTTGAGTTTATTCCATTCGGTGCTGGTCGTAGATTGTGCCCTGGTATGAATATGGCATTTGCTGCATTGGATCTTATACTTGCTAATCTTCTTTATTCCTTTGACTGGGAATTGCCACAAGGAATGAAAAAGGAAGACATTGATACTGAAGTGTTGCCAGGAGTTACACAGCATAAGAAGAATCCTCTGTGTGTTGTGGCCAAGTGCTATATGTAA
- the LOC114405638 gene encoding F-box/LRR-repeat protein 20-like, whose translation MGSLRNSDLILIAQCFPFLEHLDLSFPKDTDNSTFPSDVSVKALSLALPMLHSVDLSRNFFINDASILNLCKNYNFLEQVTIFECHFITQHGIASTIKERPCLRSFRVSNFRHQGETLVLQGCCNYSYVGVLCLLSTCQSLEHLDLQNAEFLCDQRVEELCEYLGNLVSVNVGGCRMLTDLALFALVRGCPLLNEIRMGGTDVGKRRVDEDLMNSVVNCQVKSLYLGNNSLLRGESVEMFASVCPSLEVLDLSSCCGIYLKVLMKF comes from the coding sequence ATGGGTTCTCTCAGAAACTCAGATCTCATCCTCATCGCCCAGTGTTTCCCTTTCCTCGAACATCTCGACCTTAGTTTCCCCAAAGACACCGACAATTCCACCTTCCCCTCCGATGTCAGCGTGAAGGCCCTCTCTTTGGCCCTCCCTATGCTACACAGCGTTGACCTCTCCCGCAATTTCTTCATCAACGACGCTTCCATTCTCAACCTCTGCAAAAACTACAACTTTCTCGAGCAAGTTACGATCTTTGAGTGCCACTTCATCACGCAGCATGGCATCGCTTCCACCATCAAGGAGAGACCTTGTTTGCGTTCTTTCCGCGTCAGCAACTTCCGCCATCAGGGAGAGACCCTTGTTTTGCAAGGTTGTTGTAACTATAGCTATGTTGGAGTGCTTTGCTTGTTGTCCACGTGTCAGTCTTTGGAGCATTTGGATCTTCAAAACGCTGAGTTTCTGTGTGATCAGCGTGTGGAAGAGTTGTGTGAGTATCTTGGGAATTTGGTGTCTGTAAATGTTGGTGGTTGTAGGATGTTAACTGATTTAGCTTTGTTTGCACTAGTTAGGGGGTGTCCTTTGTTGAATGAGATCAGAATGGGGGGAACTGATGTTGGGAAGAGGAGGGTTGATGAGGATTTGATGAATAGTGTTGTGAATTGTCAAGTGAAGTCtctctatttgggaaacaattcCTTGTTGAGGGGTGAAAGTGTAGAAATGTTTGCTTCTGTTTGCCCCAGTTTGGAGGTTCTTGATTTGAGCTCTTGTTGTGGCATATATCTGAAGGTGTTGATGAAGTTTTAA
- the LOC114405913 gene encoding cytochrome P450 83B1-like, with protein MVSLPLLIICLTLPLLLLFFFQNSRTIKKPPFPPGPRGLPIIGNLHQLNNSALHLQLWQLSKKYGPLFSLQLGLRQAIVVSSAKVAKELLKDHDLEVSGRSKLLSQQKLSYNGLEIIFSAYGEFWREIRKICVVHVLSSRRVSMFSSMREFEIKQMIRTISLHASSSKVTNLNELLMSLTSTIICRIAFGRSYEDEGTERSRFHRMLNECQALMSTLFVSDYIPFLCWIDKLRGLLHARRERNFKVLNEFYQEVIDEHMNPNRKTPENEDIVDVLLQLKKQRSFFVDLSNDHIKAVLMDMLVGATDTATAMTVWAMTALLKNPRVMKKVQEEIRNLGGKKDFLGEEDDIQKFPYFKAVLKEVMRLHLPAPLLSPRETNEACIIDGYEIPAKTIVYVNAWAIHRDPKAWKDPEEFLPERFLDNTIDFRGQDFELIPFGAGRRICPGVSMATATLDLILANLLNSFDWDLPAGMKKEDIDTEVLPGLAQHKKNPLCVLAKCQI; from the exons ATGGTGTCACTGCCACTTCTAATTATATGCCTTACTCTTCCCTTGCTTTTGCTATTCTTCTTCCAAAACAGCAGAACAATCAAGAAGCCACCCTTTCCACCTGGTCCTAGAGGCCTTCCCATAATAGGGAATCTTCATCAGTTGAATAATTCAGCTCTTCATCTGCAACTATGGCAGCTTTCAAAGAAATACGGGCCTCTATTCTCCCTTCAATTAGGTTTAAGGCAAGCCATTGTTGTTTCCTCAGCTAAAGTAGCCAAAGAGCTATTAAAAGACCATGACCTTGAGGTTAGTGGACGATCTAAATTACTTAGCCAGCAGAAATTGTCCTACAATGGGTTAGAGATTATATTTTCCGCATATGGTGAGTTTTGGAGAGAAATTAGAAAAATTTGTGTTGTTCATGTCCTTAGCTCCAGGCGTGTCTCAATGTTTTCCTCAATGAGAGAATTTGAGATCAAGCAAATGATTAGAACAATATCCTTGCACGCCTCATCTTCAAAAGTTACAAATTTGAATGAATTGCTAATGTCTCTTACTAGCACTATTATATGTAGAATTGCCTTTGGGAGAAGCTATGAAGATGAAGGAACCGAAAGGAGTAGGTTCCATCGGATGCTCAATGAGTGTCAGGCTTTGATGAGTACCCTCTTTGTCTCAGATTATATTCCTTTCTTATGTTGGATTGATAAACTGAGGGGACT ACTGCATGCACGTCGTGAACGGAATTTCAAGGTGTTGAATGAGTTCTACCAAGAAGTCATTGATGAACACATGAATCCTAATAGAAAGACTCCAGAGAACGAGGATATAGTAGATGTGTTACTCCAACTGAAGAAGCAGCGTTCATTTTTCGTAGATCTCTCAAATGATCACATCAAAGCGGTGCTTATG GACATGCTTGTAGGAGCAACGGATACAGCTACAGCCATGACAGTGTGGGCTATGACTGCACTACTGAAAAATCCAAGAGTAATGAAGAAAGTTCAAGAAGAGATTAGGAATTTGGGAGGTAAGAAAGATTTTCTAGGTGAAGAAGATGATATTCAAAAGTTTCCCTATTTCAAGGCTGTATTAAAAGAGGTAATGAGATTGCATCTACCAGCACCACTTCTTTCACCAAGAGAAACAAATGAAGCATGTATTATAGATGGTTATGAAATTCCAGCCAAGACAATAGTGTATGTGAATGCTTGGGCTATCCATAGAGACCCTAAAGCTTGGAAAGACCCTGAAGAGTTTTTACCAGAGAGGTTCTTGGATAATACTATAGATTTTCGAGGGCAAGATTTTGAGTTAATTCCATTTGGTGCTGGTCGTAGAATTTGCCCTGGGGTATCTATGGCAACTGCCACATTGGATCTTATTCTTGCTAATCTTCTTAACTCGTTTGATTGGGATTTGCCAGCaggaatgaaaaaagaagacatcGATACTGAAGTGTTGCCAGGACTTGCTCAGCATAAAAAGAATCCCCTCTGTGTTCTGGCCAAGTGCCAAATCTGA